The Pseudomonas sp. G2-4 genome window below encodes:
- a CDS encoding acyl-CoA dehydrogenase family protein, with the protein MNLHQFAETHDVTNQPPSLDGANLYRIDLPLQQWSQRFGAGWAQARIDEYGALAGGPLMEAGFLANQNKPVFSSHDRYGHRIDLVEFHPAYHQLMRTAVEHGLPSLPWAHPQPGAHVARASMTYLHSQAEAGTGCPLTMTFASVPALRLQPDLAEHWLPKVLATEYDPRNVAIAHKAGVTLGMAMTEKQGGTDVRANTTKAYPVGASGPGQAYELVGHKWFCSAPMCDAFLTLAHTDKGLTCFLLPRHRPDDTRNQFYIQRLKNKLGNCSNASSEVEFRGALAWMVGEEGRGVPTIIEMVAMTRFDCMVGSSALMRQALTQASHHCAHRKVGGRLLSEQPLMQNVLADLALESESALALSLRMGRALDHLSDEHEAKFARLVTAVGKYWICKRAPAMINEAAECMGGAGYVEDSILPRLYREAPVNSTWEGSGNVQCLDVLRALSKEPGVLEVLFSELGDGHGDKRLAGHIERLQAAFKDTDDIQYRARQLTEDIAVGLQAKLLLEAGNSDVSDAFIASRLGSTGRVYGALPRGLNVEAIVTRSTPHGF; encoded by the coding sequence ATGAACCTGCACCAGTTCGCCGAAACCCACGATGTCACCAATCAGCCGCCGTCCCTGGACGGCGCCAATCTGTATCGCATCGACCTGCCGCTGCAGCAGTGGTCGCAGCGTTTCGGCGCTGGTTGGGCGCAGGCGCGGATTGATGAATATGGTGCGCTGGCCGGCGGGCCGCTGATGGAAGCCGGGTTCCTGGCCAACCAGAATAAGCCGGTGTTCTCCAGCCATGATCGTTACGGCCACCGCATCGATCTGGTGGAGTTCCATCCCGCTTATCACCAGTTGATGCGCACCGCCGTCGAGCATGGCCTGCCCAGTCTGCCGTGGGCCCATCCGCAACCCGGTGCCCATGTCGCCCGTGCGTCGATGACTTATCTGCACAGCCAGGCCGAAGCCGGCACCGGCTGTCCCTTGACCATGACCTTTGCCAGCGTACCGGCGTTGCGCTTGCAGCCGGACCTGGCCGAGCACTGGTTGCCGAAAGTGCTCGCCACCGAGTACGACCCGCGCAACGTCGCCATCGCCCACAAGGCCGGGGTCACCCTGGGCATGGCCATGACCGAAAAGCAGGGCGGCACCGATGTCCGGGCCAACACCACCAAGGCCTACCCGGTGGGCGCCAGCGGGCCAGGCCAGGCCTATGAACTGGTGGGGCATAAGTGGTTCTGTTCGGCGCCGATGTGCGATGCCTTCCTCACGCTGGCCCACACCGACAAGGGCCTGACCTGTTTCCTGCTGCCGCGCCATCGCCCGGACGACACCCGCAATCAGTTCTATATCCAGCGGTTGAAAAACAAGCTGGGCAACTGTTCCAACGCCTCCAGCGAGGTTGAGTTCCGCGGGGCCTTGGCCTGGATGGTCGGCGAAGAAGGGCGCGGGGTGCCGACGATCATCGAGATGGTCGCCATGACGCGGTTCGATTGCATGGTCGGTTCCAGCGCGCTGATGCGCCAGGCGTTGACCCAGGCCAGTCATCACTGCGCGCACCGCAAGGTCGGTGGCAGGCTGTTGAGCGAGCAACCACTGATGCAAAACGTCCTGGCTGACCTGGCGCTGGAAAGCGAGTCCGCCCTGGCCCTGAGCCTGCGCATGGGCCGGGCACTGGATCACTTGAGCGATGAGCACGAGGCCAAGTTCGCCCGGCTGGTGACGGCGGTGGGCAAATACTGGATCTGCAAGCGCGCCCCGGCGATGATCAACGAAGCCGCCGAATGCATGGGCGGCGCCGGCTACGTCGAAGACAGCATCCTGCCGCGCTTGTACCGGGAGGCGCCGGTCAATTCGACGTGGGAGGGCTCCGGCAACGTGCAGTGCCTGGATGTGTTGCGGGCCCTGTCCAAGGAGCCTGGGGTCTTGGAAGTGCTGTTTAGCGAACTGGGCGACGGCCACGGCGACAAGCGCCTGGCCGGCCATATCGAGCGCTTGCAAGCGGCGTTCAAGGACACCGACGATATCCAGTACCGCGCTCGGCAATTGACCGAAGACATTGCCGTTGGCCTGCAAGCCAAGCTGTTGCTGGAAGCAGGCAACAGCGACGTCAGCGATGCCTTCATCGCCAGCCGCCTCGGCTCGACAGGCCGGGTGTACGGCGCCTTGCCCCGGGGCCTGAATGTGGAAGCGATCGTGACGCGCTCCACCCCACACGGCTTTTAG
- a CDS encoding 7TM diverse intracellular signaling domain-containing protein — protein MRYLLILLLCLSPLASALEFDELTQSLPLGHALQVFEDANGTASIDDVVAQAAAGGFKPHDNAALNAGYSRSAFWLKIDLHYRPGNPDAQRTWLLELAYPPLDHLDLYLPDAAGAYRLVRQTGDALPFASREIRQNNYLFSLDFKPDQRQTLYLRLQSQGSIQAPLTLWSSTAYLEQQPLRLYVLGTIYGVLLGMLVYNLFIYLSVRDTSYLYYIVYIASFGLYQLSVNGAAVEYFWPDNPWWANAATPFFIGCAGLFGSQFARSFLQTAQHSRWLDRLLLALIAYSAVVVGLSLMTSYALALRLATVLALVFTVVIFGAGLFAWWRGLRVARYFIIAWSAFLLGGIVNTMMVLGYLPNIFLTMYASQIGSAIEVALLSLALADRINALREQQAQTLFDAGQKLEVLNQQLAHSNKLKDEFLATLTHELRTPMNGIIGSLELMETVEMDEELTQYQQTAAGSARDMMRMVNGILTLTELQAGRLKVYPAPFSLRSVIEALQVQFAANAAAKGLDFKVEVTPGLTDRLLGDSDKLAQSLECLLDNAIKFTRVGGLALRVSGKPTELDRVVLSFAVIDTGIGFTDLGEATLYQRFFQLDGSMTREYGGLGVGLAICRQLVDLLGGRLTHTSEPGRGSRFQLDVEFEMALPAGVPATFSFGGRQGSRLPQDCTVLLADDHNVDQWVMRGMLLKLGYRVRTADSGRAALDLLQGESFDAVVLDCQSPPLDGVSVCCQIRALSGGEDLPVLVVSPHLDLERCPPGALIDYLSKPVKFEALQAILQRRVLCPKQGESADI, from the coding sequence ATGCGCTATTTGCTGATATTGCTGCTGTGCTTGTCCCCTTTGGCAAGTGCCCTTGAATTCGATGAACTCACCCAAAGCCTGCCCTTGGGCCATGCCCTGCAAGTGTTCGAAGACGCGAACGGCACGGCTTCCATCGACGATGTCGTCGCCCAGGCTGCCGCAGGTGGCTTCAAGCCTCACGACAACGCCGCGCTGAACGCCGGCTATTCGCGCTCGGCGTTCTGGCTGAAAATCGATTTGCATTACCGTCCCGGTAATCCGGACGCCCAACGCACGTGGCTGCTGGAGCTAGCGTATCCGCCGCTGGACCACCTCGATTTGTATCTGCCAGACGCCGCCGGGGCGTATCGCCTGGTTCGCCAGACCGGTGATGCCTTGCCGTTCGCCAGTCGGGAAATTCGCCAGAACAATTACCTGTTCAGCCTGGATTTCAAACCCGATCAGCGGCAGACGCTGTACCTGCGCCTGCAAAGCCAGGGTTCGATCCAGGCACCGCTGACGCTGTGGTCGAGCACCGCTTATCTCGAACAACAGCCGTTGCGGCTGTATGTGTTGGGAACCATCTATGGCGTGTTGCTGGGAATGCTGGTCTACAACCTGTTCATTTACCTGAGCGTGCGGGATACCAGCTACCTCTATTACATCGTCTATATCGCCTCGTTCGGCCTGTATCAGTTGTCGGTCAACGGCGCGGCGGTGGAGTATTTCTGGCCGGACAACCCCTGGTGGGCCAATGCCGCGACGCCTTTCTTCATCGGCTGCGCGGGCCTGTTTGGCAGCCAGTTCGCCCGCAGCTTCCTGCAAACGGCGCAACACAGTCGTTGGCTTGACCGCCTGCTGCTGGCGCTGATCGCCTACAGCGCAGTGGTGGTCGGCTTGTCGCTGATGACCAGCTATGCCTTGGCACTGCGCCTGGCGACTGTGCTGGCGCTGGTGTTCACGGTGGTGATCTTTGGCGCTGGATTGTTTGCCTGGTGGCGCGGCCTGCGAGTGGCACGCTATTTCATCATCGCCTGGTCGGCCTTTCTGCTGGGCGGGATCGTCAACACGATGATGGTGCTTGGCTATCTGCCAAACATCTTCCTGACCATGTACGCGAGCCAGATCGGCTCGGCCATTGAAGTGGCGCTGTTGTCCCTGGCCCTGGCCGACCGCATCAATGCCCTGCGCGAGCAGCAGGCCCAGACCCTGTTCGACGCCGGACAGAAACTCGAAGTACTCAACCAGCAGCTGGCCCATAGCAACAAGCTCAAGGACGAGTTCCTTGCCACGTTGACCCATGAACTGCGTACGCCGATGAATGGGATCATCGGTTCTCTGGAGTTGATGGAAACCGTCGAAATGGACGAGGAGCTGACGCAATACCAACAAACCGCCGCCGGTTCGGCGCGGGACATGATGCGTATGGTCAACGGCATCCTCACCCTCACCGAGTTGCAGGCCGGCAGGCTCAAGGTCTACCCGGCACCGTTCAGCCTGCGCAGTGTGATCGAAGCCTTGCAGGTGCAGTTCGCGGCCAATGCCGCGGCCAAAGGCCTGGATTTCAAGGTTGAAGTGACCCCAGGACTGACGGACCGACTGCTCGGCGACAGCGACAAACTGGCCCAAAGCCTGGAGTGTCTGCTGGACAACGCCATCAAGTTCACCCGAGTGGGCGGCCTGGCGTTGCGGGTCAGTGGCAAGCCGACGGAGCTTGATCGCGTGGTGTTGTCTTTCGCCGTGATCGACACCGGTATCGGCTTCACGGACCTGGGGGAGGCGACCCTGTACCAGCGCTTTTTCCAGCTCGACGGTTCAATGACCCGCGAGTATGGCGGCCTCGGTGTGGGGCTGGCGATCTGCCGGCAATTGGTGGATCTGCTCGGTGGGCGCCTGACCCACACCTCCGAGCCCGGTCGCGGCAGCCGTTTTCAGTTGGACGTCGAGTTTGAAATGGCACTGCCCGCCGGTGTCCCGGCGACGTTTTCGTTCGGCGGTCGTCAAGGCTCGCGCCTGCCCCAGGACTGCACGGTGCTGTTGGCGGATGACCACAATGTCGATCAATGGGTGATGCGCGGCATGTTGCTCAAGCTCGGTTACCGGGTGCGCACCGCCGACAGCGGTCGTGCGGCATTGGATTTGTTGCAGGGCGAGAGCTTTGACGCGGTGGTGCTCGATTGCCAGTCGCCGCCGCTGGACGGGGTGTCGGTCTGCTGCCAGATCCGTGCGCTATCTGGCGGTGAGGATTTGCCGGTGCTGGTGGTCAGCCCGCACCTGGACCTAGAGCGTTGCCCGCCGGGTGCCTTGATTGACTATCTAAGCAAACCGGTAAAATTCGAGGCATTGCAGGCAATTCTGCAACGACGGGTGCTTTGTCCGAAACAGGGTGAAAGCGCCGACATTTAG
- a CDS encoding hydroxymethylpyrimidine/phosphomethylpyrimidine kinase: MNIYSSRPVVLCLSGHDPSGGAGLQADIEALLAQGCHAAPAVTALTVQDTVNVSDFRVLDREWVLAQANAVLNDSQVAAVKLGMLGSLEMVDTVVELLQAHPHLPMVCDPVLRAGGGGRLGKDEVGYAMRERLLPLAIIATPNLPEARILAELPEGSADECAEKLLPFVKHLLITGGHGDEHEVHNRLYSRDGRRETFTCQRLPGSYHGSGCTLASALAGRLAQGEQLASAVKTALDYTWRTLRDAEQLGKGQFVPRRLPLDFCS; encoded by the coding sequence ATGAATATCTACAGCTCTCGCCCCGTTGTCCTCTGTCTCTCCGGCCACGACCCCAGTGGCGGCGCCGGTCTGCAGGCAGATATCGAAGCCCTGCTTGCCCAGGGTTGTCATGCCGCCCCGGCCGTTACCGCCTTGACCGTGCAAGACACAGTCAATGTCAGCGATTTCCGCGTACTCGATCGGGAGTGGGTGCTGGCGCAAGCCAATGCCGTGCTCAACGATTCACAGGTCGCGGCGGTCAAGCTGGGGATGCTCGGTTCGTTGGAAATGGTCGACACGGTGGTCGAACTGCTCCAGGCGCACCCACACTTGCCGATGGTCTGCGACCCGGTGCTGCGCGCCGGCGGTGGCGGACGACTGGGCAAGGATGAAGTCGGCTACGCCATGCGCGAACGCCTGTTGCCCCTGGCAATCATCGCCACCCCCAACCTGCCAGAAGCGCGCATCCTCGCCGAACTGCCCGAGGGCAGCGCCGATGAGTGCGCCGAAAAACTGCTGCCCTTCGTCAAACACCTGTTGATCACCGGTGGCCATGGCGACGAACATGAAGTCCATAATCGCCTGTACAGCCGTGACGGTCGCCGCGAAACCTTCACCTGCCAGCGTTTACCCGGCAGCTACCACGGCTCCGGCTGCACCCTGGCCAGTGCCCTCGCCGGTCGACTGGCCCAGGGCGAACAGCTCGCCAGCGCGGTCAAGACCGCCCTGGATTACACCTGGCGCACCCTGCGCGATGCCGAACAACTGGGCAAAGGCCAGTTCGTACCGCGTCGCCTGCCGCTGGATTTCTGCTCGTAG
- the thiE gene encoding thiamine phosphate synthase — protein MKLRGLYAITDSQLLAGKFLAYVEAALEGGVTLLQYRDKSSDEARRLREAEALRNLCERYKTRLIINDDAELAARLGVGVHLGQTDGPLAPVRALLGRQAIIGSTCHASLELAEQAAAEGASYVAFGRFFNSNTKPGAPSANLELLAQARLKLHVPICAIGGITLENAPPLVAHGVDLLAVVHGLFGADSTGEVTRRARAFNDLLQIK, from the coding sequence ATGAAATTACGTGGCCTGTATGCCATCACCGATAGCCAGTTGCTGGCCGGTAAATTCCTCGCTTATGTCGAAGCGGCACTGGAAGGTGGCGTCACCCTGTTGCAATACCGTGATAAAAGCAGCGACGAGGCCCGGCGCCTGCGCGAGGCCGAAGCGCTGCGTAACCTGTGCGAGCGCTACAAGACCCGACTGATCATCAACGACGACGCCGAACTGGCTGCGCGCCTGGGCGTCGGCGTACACCTGGGCCAGACCGACGGTCCGTTGGCACCGGTGCGGGCACTGCTGGGGCGCCAGGCAATCATCGGTTCCACCTGCCACGCCAGCCTGGAGCTGGCCGAGCAGGCCGCCGCCGAAGGAGCCAGCTACGTCGCGTTCGGGCGATTCTTCAACTCCAACACCAAGCCCGGCGCCCCCAGCGCAAATCTTGAACTGCTCGCCCAGGCCCGCCTCAAACTGCATGTTCCGATTTGCGCCATCGGTGGCATCACCCTGGAGAACGCCCCCCCACTGGTGGCCCACGGGGTCGACCTGCTGGCCGTGGTCCACGGCCTGTTCGGCGCCGACAGCACCGGGGAAGTGACACGCCGCGCCCGCGCGTTCAACGACCTGCTGCAGATCAAATAG
- the hemL gene encoding glutamate-1-semialdehyde 2,1-aminomutase, whose translation MSRSETLFANAQKHIPGGVNSPVRAFKSVGGTPLFFKHAEGAYVTDEDDKRYVDYVGSWGPMILGHSHPDVLDAVRKQLVHGLSYGAPTAMETEMADLVCSIVPSMEMVRMVSSGTEATMSAIRLARGFTGRDSIIKFEGCYHGHSDSLLVKAGSGALTQGVPSSAGVPAAFAKHTLTLPFNDLEEVEKMLGEVGQEVACIIVEPVAGNMNCVPPAPGFLEGLRSLCDQHGVVLIFDEVMTGFRVALGGAQAHYGVTPDLSTFGKIIGGGMPVGCFGGKRAIMECIAPLGPVYQAGTLSGNPLAMAAGLTTLRLISRPDFHAELTDYTTRLLDGLQIRADAAGIPFVTTQAGGMFGLYFSGADDIVTFEDVMASDADRFKRFFHLMLDGGVYLAPSAFEAGFTSIAHGEAELKITLDAAERAFAALK comes from the coding sequence ATGTCCCGTTCCGAAACCCTGTTTGCCAACGCCCAGAAACACATCCCCGGCGGCGTGAACTCCCCCGTTCGTGCGTTCAAGAGCGTTGGCGGCACCCCGCTGTTCTTCAAGCACGCCGAAGGCGCGTACGTGACGGACGAAGACGACAAGCGCTATGTGGATTACGTCGGCTCGTGGGGCCCGATGATCCTCGGCCACAGCCATCCGGACGTGCTGGATGCGGTGCGCAAGCAGCTGGTACACGGCCTGTCCTACGGCGCCCCAACCGCGATGGAAACCGAGATGGCCGACCTGGTCTGCTCGATCGTGCCGTCGATGGAAATGGTGCGCATGGTCAGCTCCGGCACCGAGGCGACCATGAGCGCGATCCGCCTGGCGCGTGGTTTCACCGGACGCGACAGCATCATCAAGTTCGAAGGCTGCTACCACGGTCATTCCGACAGCCTGCTGGTCAAGGCCGGTTCCGGCGCGCTGACCCAGGGCGTGCCGAGCTCGGCCGGCGTGCCGGCGGCGTTCGCCAAACACACCCTGACCTTGCCGTTCAACGACCTTGAAGAAGTCGAGAAGATGCTCGGCGAAGTCGGCCAGGAAGTGGCTTGCATCATCGTCGAGCCAGTGGCCGGCAACATGAACTGCGTACCGCCGGCACCGGGTTTCCTCGAAGGCCTGCGCAGCCTGTGCGACCAGCACGGCGTGGTGTTGATTTTTGACGAAGTGATGACCGGTTTCCGCGTGGCCCTCGGCGGCGCCCAGGCCCACTACGGCGTGACGCCGGACCTGAGCACCTTCGGCAAGATCATCGGCGGCGGCATGCCGGTCGGTTGCTTCGGCGGCAAGCGCGCCATCATGGAATGCATCGCCCCGTTGGGCCCGGTCTACCAGGCCGGCACCTTGTCGGGCAATCCGCTGGCCATGGCCGCCGGCCTGACCACGCTGCGCCTGATCAGCCGCCCGGATTTCCACGCCGAGCTGACCGACTACACCACCCGCCTGCTCGACGGTTTGCAGATCCGTGCCGACGCGGCCGGCATTCCGTTCGTGACCACCCAGGCCGGCGGCATGTTCGGCCTGTATTTCAGTGGCGCCGATGACATCGTCACCTTCGAAGACGTGATGGCCAGCGACGCCGACCGGTTCAAGCGCTTCTTCCACCTAATGCTCGACGGCGGCGTGTACCTGGCGCCGAGCGCGTTCGAAGCCGGCTTCACCTCCATCGCCCATGGCGAAGCCGAGCTGAAGATCACCCTCGACGCTGCCGAGCGGGCTTTCGCTGCGCTGAAATAA
- a CDS encoding tetratricopeptide repeat protein produces the protein MNRTGRTLALGCLLLLQPLLANAQAGGNSLLIPALGRCTLNTQPQDLALALDACQKAADAGDAQAQYELGEFYYEGKAAPRDLKLALDYFEKASLQGHAQAQFKLGGMFFHGEGVPANNVQAYIVLKMAAVNGAEEALDTADEVAEQMPRDELEVATQVLGQIFRKYLMELQNADGRTPFSPLP, from the coding sequence ATGAACCGCACCGGCCGCACCCTTGCCTTGGGCTGCCTGTTGCTCCTACAACCCCTGCTCGCGAATGCACAGGCAGGCGGTAACTCGTTGTTGATCCCGGCGCTGGGCCGTTGCACGCTCAATACCCAGCCACAAGATCTCGCATTGGCACTCGACGCCTGTCAGAAAGCGGCGGACGCGGGCGATGCGCAAGCGCAATACGAGCTGGGTGAGTTCTACTACGAAGGCAAGGCGGCGCCGCGCGACCTCAAGCTCGCCCTCGACTATTTCGAAAAAGCTTCGCTGCAAGGTCATGCCCAGGCGCAATTCAAGCTTGGCGGCATGTTCTTTCATGGCGAAGGCGTGCCTGCCAATAATGTCCAGGCCTACATCGTCTTGAAGATGGCGGCGGTCAACGGCGCCGAAGAGGCCCTGGACACCGCCGACGAAGTCGCCGAGCAAATGCCCCGCGATGAGCTGGAAGTGGCGACCCAGGTGCTGGGGCAGATCTTTCGCAAATACCTGATGGAATTGCAGAACGCCGACGGGCGCACGCCTTTTTCGCCGTTGCCCTGA